One genomic window of Aethina tumida isolate Nest 87 chromosome 3, icAetTumi1.1, whole genome shotgun sequence includes the following:
- the LOC109609080 gene encoding trafficking protein particle complex subunit 5 codes for MSLSNRNRLSILDKPLSRGKGEVSLSCFALLFSEVVQYCQNKSQTVPELQNRLHELGRKVGVKLIDLYFVRERNGKREIKLLNILLFVKSTLWKALFGREADKLEHSNDDENTYYLMEKDPLVNRFISVPKDKSSLNCAVFIAGIIEAVLTGTGFAAKVTAHWHKGTTYMVKFDDAVVARDKQLEER; via the exons atGAGTTTATCAAATAGAAATCGTTTGAGCATTTTGGATAAACCCCTAAGTCGAGGCAAGGGGGAAGTTTCATTAAGTTGCTTTGCTTTGTTGTTTTCTGAAGTGGTACAatattgtcaaaataaatcacaaacaGTACCAGAATTACAAAATAG gCTTCATGAATTAGGACGAAAAGTTggtgttaaattaatagacCTGTATTTTGTCCGAGAACGCAATGGTAAACGAGAAATTAAACTATTGAATATACTCTTGTTTGTTAAGTCAACATTGTGGAAG GCGTTGTTTGGAAGAGAAGCTGACAAACTGGAACATTCTAATGATGATGAAAATACTTATTATCTGATGGAAAAGGATCCTTTAGTTAATCGGTTCATATCTGTTCCAAAAGACAAAAGCAGCTTGAATTGTGCCGTTTTCATAGCAGGAATAATTGAAGCTGTTCTTACTGGCACAGGATTT gCTGCCAAAGTTACTGCACATTGGCACAAAGGAACTACATACATGGTGAAGTTTGATGATGCTGTAGTTGCAAGAGACAAACAATTAGAagaaagataa
- the LOC126264969 gene encoding LOW QUALITY PROTEIN: ETS translocation variant 1 (The sequence of the model RefSeq protein was modified relative to this genomic sequence to represent the inferred CDS: substituted 1 base at 1 genomic stop codon): MNQDQEVPATISEISRLGCLFGSPFGTSCYQSHQDHYKTSPPTGVFPVDWREPWHQEGNSCETDDSEQYVPDSDFQNQHSPNDIKSENPMANMIHNMSKSSHYSSPYLPTNEGVEGIYSAHYQHPGLYSNSIYNRSSPSPKTIIESAHISPSIEAHNVSHLAIKQEPSDRDYDGNYRMCNNCRSTKKYSSLXKTNISLRNDKNDIVLEDKNRDSQERTNPIQNTSGRRGSLQLWQFLVALLDAPDASAGCIAWTGRGMEFKLIEPEEVARRWGAQKNRPAMNYDKLSRSLRYYYEKGIMQKVAGERYVYKFVCDPEALFNMAYGNNSESHVKSQMTNRSDSLTGKSDPHHLAYSEMLNFYNCGISHPYQHLHPYLQEGKSLFLMKHFKEHN; the protein is encoded by the exons ggTTGTTTATTTGGTTCTCCATTCGGTACATCTTGCTATCAGTCTCATCAGGATCATTATAAAACTTCACCACCTACCG GTGTATTCCCAGTAGATTGGCGAGAACCCTGGCATCAAGAAG gAAATAGCTGTGAAACGGACGATAGTGAGCAATATGTACCAGACTCTGATTTTCAAAATCAACATTCTCCCAATG atatAAAGTCGGAAAATCCAATGGCGAATATGATTCACAATATGAGCAAATCTTCACATTATTCTTCGCCGTACCTTCCGACGAACGAGGGCGTTGAAGGCATTTACTCCGCTCATTATCAACACCCAGGGTTATATAGCAATTCAATTTACAATAG GTCGTCACCGTCTCCAAAAACTATTATAGAATCAGCACATATTTCACCAAGCATCGAGGCACACAATGTATCACACTTGGCCATAAAGCAGGAACCATCAGATCGAGATTATGATGGTAA TTATCGAA TGTGTAACAACTGTAGATCa ACGAAAAAATATTCGtcgttataaaaaacaaatatttcactaagaaatgataaaaatgacaTTGTTTTAGAAGACAAAAACAGAGACTCGCAGGAGAGAACAAATCCAATTCAAAACACCAGTGGAAGGAGGGGATCTCTGCAACTGTGGCAATTTCTGGTTGCCCTCCTGGATGCTCCTGATGCCAGTGCCGGTTGTATAGCATGGACTGGCAGAGGGATGGAATTCAAACTGATTGAACCGGAGGAG gTTGCGAGACGTTGGGGAGCTCAGAAAAATCGTCCTGCGATGAACTATGACAAATTAAGTAGATCCCTCAGGTACTACTATGAAAAAGGAATAATGCAAAAAGTGGCAG gTGAAaggtatgtatataaatttgtatgcgATCCCGAGGCTCTTTTCAATATGGCCTATGGTAATAATTCGGAGAGTCATGTTAAGAGTCAAATGACAAACAGATCGGACAGTCTCACCGGCAAATCGGATCCCCATCATCTTGCTTATTCAGAAATGCTCAACTTTTACAATTGTGGCATAAGTCATCCATATCAGCACCTTCATCCTTACTTACAAGAAGGAAAGAG tttatttCTAATGAAGCATTTTAaggaacataattaa
- the LOC109609074 gene encoding polyisoprenoid diphosphate/phosphate phosphohydrolase PLPP6, protein MSDKRKVPPLLKQILSEDEKFTKKFVLWAHKYAPLTSLKTHYKALEISCHGIPWFVFWIAFTWFFNDNSLLQLQVNMLLGLFLDIIFVAVAKAYFRRRRPVANTDDALGQIGPDVFSFPSGHASRAVMVTFIFINLYPLPVFCIPPLLAWSTSICISRVLMNRHYLLDVAGGCLLGVLEGLLLELLWLEEGTAKSIMSMISDEKIDGGEYHV, encoded by the coding sequence ATGTCAGACAAAAGAAAAGTGCCACCACTTCTGAAGCAAATACTAAGTGAAGatgaaaaatttactaaaaagttCGTCTTATGGGCTCATAAGTACGCACCACTCACATCTCTAAAAACTCACTACAAAGCATTGGAAATATCCTGCCATGGTATTCCATGGTTTGTGTTTTGGATTGCATTTACATGGTTCTTCAATGATAATTCACTTCTCCAACTGCAAGTCAACATGCTACTTGGATTATTCCTGGACATCATATTTGTTGCTGTTGCCAAAGCGTACTTCAGAAGACGACGCCCTGTAGCCAACACAGATGATGCATTGGGACAAATTGGACCAGATGTATTTAGTTTTCCATCTGGACATGCCAGTCGAGCAGTGATGGTTACCTTTATCTTCATTAATTTGTATCCATTACCTGTATTTTGCATCCCTCCATTATTGGCATGGTCTACATCCATTTGCATAAGCAGAGTACTTATGAATcgacattatttattagatgttGCAGGTGGATGTTTATTAGGAGTCTTGGAAGGATTGCTTCTGGAATTATTGTGGCTAGAGGAGGGAACTGCTAAATCTATCATGTCAATGATTTCAGATGAGAAAATTGATGGTGGTGAATATCATGTGTGa
- the LOC109609069 gene encoding uncharacterized protein LOC109609069 has protein sequence MADLQLELNAPLELRIQEFKNDPEKMQDVNDFLTELFKEAQREAEQRNGNKQKGKLDALGIQNGTKRIGASFSRARSSARTFATRIFTTICNCTNQVKSAVTNRN, from the exons ATGGCTGATTTACAATTAGAGTTAAATGCACCATTAGAACTGCGGAtacaagaatttaaaaatgatccgGAAAAAATGCAGGACGTGAACGATTTTTTGACTGAATTATTCAAGGAGGCCCAAAGAGAAGCAGAACAGAGAAACggaaacaaacaaaaaggCAAATTG GACGCTTTAGGAATACAGA atGGCACGAAAAGAATTGGAGCATCATTCAGCAGGGCACGGTCCTCCGCAAGGACGTTTGCAACACgcatttttacaacaatttgtaATTGTACCAATCAGGTGAAAAGCGCAGTTACAAATCGAAATTAA